Proteins encoded together in one Palaemon carinicauda isolate YSFRI2023 chromosome 45, ASM3689809v2, whole genome shotgun sequence window:
- the LOC137634647 gene encoding uncharacterized protein has protein sequence MPTYLALILLGMVSMSEEGLTCREPGTVQDPIIASPTRPGHVAVIEKRSPRDTSVQFSGMSVSDGRKSVASSSVTKKGKTKAAVVSSQGGNIFDDFFGANSQSSLRVSSRSASVRQRVGP, from the exons TGCCAACATACTTGGCCCTCATACTGCTAGGCATGGTGAGCATGTCCGAAGAAGGCCTGACATGCCGTGAACCAGGAACTGTGCAGGATCCTATAATCGCGAGTCCTACTAGACCAGGTCATGTGGCTGTCATAGAGAAAAGGTCCCCTAGGGATACATCAGTTCAGTTTTCGGGAAT GTCTGTAAGCGACGGTCGAAAATCCGTGGCTTCAAGCAGTGTCACCAAGAAAGGGAAAACAAA GGCCGCAGTCGTCAGTTCACAAGGGGGTAACATATTTGATGACTTCTTTGGTGCCAATTCGCAATCTTCCCTAAGAGTCAGTAGCCGTTCGGCGTCTGTTAGGCAGAGGGTTGGGCCATAA